The DNA region ATTTAAAAGGATtacattaatatttatataaagaaattataactatgtatatatatatatatttatttatttatttatttatttgtttttatatttttcatatttattagggattttattattcaaacTAGTAACAGAGttaaagatataaatgtacaaatgaaaaaaatatgtgaGAAATCTTTCAACATCGTTCATGACTCCATTTTGAAGTTAAGCAAAATGTCTAAAGCTTCTTGATTTTGAAATTATAAGATGGATCATTTTAAGATTCTcattctatatatataatatatatatgaatgccttttttttttttcttcttcttttttttttttttgtgacattataaaatataatatttttcatcttACAGTTAAATCTAATTTATCATAAAGTGTGACATTTCCActtttaattaaaataaatatattaaaattttttcttacgttttttatttgatttatatgatatattaaaaaaattatatatattaatttttattataaattttgtaaatatatatatatatatattatagatGGGAATTTCTCATagatattaaaatatatttatcatatatagtttgtatttattatatattttttttttatttattcttttattttgtttttcatatattattttacatTATAAAACATTGCTCATGTTTTAGTATGGacaatttttattattcaaaatattttaatttttcttactatatataatttatatatattaggaattttttaagaaacttatttcatttttttatttatttccaaaattttgataatataaaataaatgtgAAAATGAGTGTACCCGACTTGATATTatccttttattttaaattaaaaaggtgaaaattataaaacttaaaaataataatttaattaaaaattcatacatattaaatattatagatatatatatatatatataaatatatatatttcaaattttaaaataaaaatgtatatatttgtattttttttttttttttttaatataaatataacatagagggtttttttttctatatgatatttttataatatgtagAATAGTGTATAGTGTAttaaattcttttattttttttttttttttttttctaaacaataataacatgaatatatgaaaaataaataggtttaatttatataatatatatattatatatttagtcatttattatattcattttatatgtattttttttttcttttcatattatatatactcTTTTGTTTTTCCCTTTTACTAAATGAACCCTGAACCACTTactatattttatttatatcgttcctattaattaaaaaaaaaaaatcaaacgtcaatctatatatatatatatattatatatatatataattatatatatattaattttttttatatacatataaatatatattatacgtacataatattatttattatatatataatttatttacaatattatttataagtATCAATTTAACACAATTGtaatgtatattatatatatatatatatattttatttcaaaaaaattaatttaataatgtattaatgttttcttcaatatttatacccctatataaaaatatttcttattaatattattaagatatttaattttatgttattttataatttcaatttaaaaagaatatgttataattataatatatatgtagtgataaatatatatattatatataataacataataatgaataattttatagaatattaaaaaaaaaaaaaaaaaaaaaaagaaaaaaagaaaaacatcaatattataatatatatatatgaagtttataaatatattatatatatagatctatattatattttttttttttattaattgttatataaatatataagtaatataatcactttcttttattattactgtgttctatatattatttttattaatttgttatattttattatattatataatattatattttattattttttttttttttttcccttGCTTCCCCTACACTGTATTTTCAAATGTTATTgtataagaaaaaataggaaaaaaatatatattaaaaaaaaattaaaaaataaataaatttaaaaaggGACATTTAATCGTAATGGTAATTTTAAgccatatatatattgaacagtaaatatacaatatataaaaatatatttatatatatatatatctatatatatataatacgATGAATAAAAAGttgaataataaatttaagAAAAACCATAGCGTTGTTAAgtttaataaaaaggatGTGAATCGATATGATTTTAAGAAGAAAAGTCAAAGttttaaacataaaaaGTCTAAATTGAAAAATAGCCATTTTGGCGTTAATAAAAATTGGAAGgacaaaataaaaagttcgcatataaaaagaagagatagtaataataataatattaaaaataatcaGGATAAGAGGAGTTCCAAATATGAAgagaataaaaaagatatttatgatattgaacatataataagcagtattattgaaaaaaaagtgtccttaaaaaaagtagatgataaatttataaataatatcaaaaccatttatgatatgaatgaagaatggtttatattaaaaaaaaaattagaacATGTTGTAGTCaaatatgttattaaaaaaaaaaaaaaaaacctACAATATGAcaatttaaatttttatgtgaagaaatttcaaaaaagaaaaagtttatatgataaaattgAAAAAGGTGATGGGGAAGAAAATGGAATAACCATAAATGATAAGAAAGAAGAAGGaacaaaaaataagaaCGAAGATGAAGATGAAGACAATAGTGATAacaataattattatgataatatgaaaaaagaTTCTTCTTTTGTTTATCAAGCCaaattatttcttttagATAATGAAGACATACTTTTTGATATGGATGAGGAAAAAAAACAAGTTGTTTTAAATTCAAAATTATggaacaaaaaaataaaagcTTTTCTTAAAAAGAAATGCACGTCacaaaatataacattaaataatgatgatgatgaaaaaaCGAAATTTATagattataataatatccCAATACATTTAAAcgaattatataataatgatagcattaataaaaatgtttgTGTAAATAACAACAAGAGTGATgtgaaaataaaaataaaattaatgttaaaaaagaaaataagtatgaatgatatttatcatttaatttataatatagggataaatatgatttataattattatcaactttatttagaaaaatattctaatgatgaagaaaaaattcATTTAGAGGttatacataataaaaataatatatttagtgatagaataaataatattgttgtattaataaaaaaaaatccacttatatattttatatatataaaagtattaATTGATTTctataataaaaaagaagatgtatttttaaaaaaatctATACTTGAATGtttaaaacatatatatttatatattataccaaatgaatatttactaaatattgaagaaaataatcaaatagttttgcattatatattaaatataatatttaaccgatttaattttaaagaatataatttttcttcatattattttttcttaaatgcattaatatatatttattcatttgaaaattatttgaaGAAATCATTTctacaatatatttttatactAAAAAATGGCATATATAGCTTGATCCCTAgtttattttatctatcagcgaataatataaatgaattttgtttaaagaaaaaagaaaataaatttgctaatcttaatattatattagAAGGATATTGTATACTTAATAAAGGTAATCCATTActattaaattttttaaaatatttaattaccttagaaaaatttaaagaatacataactaattatatttttcaaaaaatacTTGTAAGCATAAAATATTGTGTAGATATTATAGTAgatcatttaaaaaataaaaatgaacaaaagGTTAATAAGGTAGATgacaaattaaaaaaggatattgtatgtataaatagatgtttatatatattatataaaatggATTCACATTCTTTTAACAATATGAtggaaaatattatatattttgcTACATACCTTTTTGAAATgttttcaaaaaatatatatgaattgTATGAACacaaaaatgaattattgAATGAATGGAGTGTAGAAAAAATggcatatatatattatgaaaagGATGATACACAAAAAGGAATGATAACCGATACAACTAATAGAGGATCCTATTGCCctataacaaatatatcAAATGGTGATAATGGTCAACAAAACAATGCTCAATATTTAGATAATTAcaatgataataataataataataatattattaatgagataaatattaaaaaggaACATGAAGATGATCTAAATaatgaacaaaaaataaataaaaagaatatttcaaatggttataattttaatacTAATAACAAATGTCATGATAATAACGGAGAAGCATTTAGTAGTTCTGAAAATATtcatgaaaaaaatatatcaagTGACCAACTGAATGACAAAGAAAATGAATTGAAAGACGAAATGAATGATATATCAGCAGAAAAGGAAAAGTCTCAAAAAAAAGAggataataaaaaaaaaaaaaatatagaagaaaatatatttaataaatattgtttatatgGTTATTTAAGTAGTAAAGTtcttaaattattatcaagTATTTtagtaaaaaatatgtattttattatatataatagatgtttatcattaaaagataaaaataataatccttttaatgaaaagacaaaaaaaatagaagaGAACAAATGTTTACATAGTTTAAATGTATTATCCTTTTTAAAAGTTATTAAAAGTGTAgaatcatataaaataaaaataaatttctTAGTTCTTATGTtccttttattatattcatcaaAACAAATAGATGACAATAcatattgttatttttttagCATATTGAAAGACatgaattattatgaaagtgaacatacatataatttatatagTCTATTGACAGTGTTAATATTAAcagataataatattataagaaatattagTTTTATCAAAAGAATTTTTCAACATAGTATCCATTCAAAAGAATTATGGACACATGTTTTTTCTATCATGATGATAAGATATTTGATATTGAAAAAACCAGAACTTatcaaatatttatatcatgaagaaaacaaattatatgaaaataatctgaattatgttaaaaataattatatattaaaatttaaaaaatataatcaaGGGAAAGAAGTTAATATCAATGAtaaaatgtttatttataataagTCAATCAATAATCCAGTAGATACAAATTCAATATTAACACATCTATATGAATTTTATACATTCTCTTCTATgttaaatgataattttaaaaGTATACTCTTAGAATTTAGAAATATAACCATATTTAATTACAACCCTTTTCaaagaaaaagatataGTTCTATAAGAAATTCTGTTCACCTAGATTTTTCTAAAAAAAGTGGAAGTTTAATAAAAACGGAGAAGGAACATAAACAAGAGGAGGATAATAAGGATTATATAAACAGTCACGATAATACAACTAAAAAGGATACACACATCAACgttaataataatgatgataatattcataataataatagtagtagtagtaataatgtaaaagtaaataataatggTAAGAATTCATCGGAGAATgattatgatgatgatgattTGGTCATTAAcataaaaacaaaatatcataataaaaatgaaaaggacataaaaagtaattttacattaaatttaaatattgaTGAAGTTACAACTAGTGCTGTTAGTATGGATGAGGAGCCcaaagaagaaaaaattatatataataaacaagAAGAAAACAAAGAACATAAAACAATTAATAATCATTCGCATATTAGGCATAATAGCATATcaaatgaattattatatgaatatacaTATGAAACAAGTGCtgttataaatattatggAAAAATTAGCCatagaatataaaaatgcAAAAGAACAACTAAACATGTTATATACgtataataatttcttaCATGATTCATGTATTAATGACAGATCAGttaatcaaaataataataataataataataacaatgTTGATATAAAGAAACcaaaacaaaaattaatacataATGTATAccaaaaatatttctatgatatattatactcatataataataatagttttaaaaagttcaaagataaatatcatattaaaaagaaaaaagcAAAATCCAAACATCGTCAAGATGACCAAGATGCTTCATCAAGTGATGAAGAACAGGAAGAAGATGAATTTTTAGATGattatataagaaaaaattttgatatagataatgatataaatattggTGACGACGATGAGGATGATATACTTATTAAcaataaatttaaaagaaatcAAAACAAAAGAAAACTATCATATGGTGATccaaataattataaacaGGAATTTAAGAggaaaaaaacaaaaacGGGTGATGACCTAAAGGATGATTCTATAGAATTCACAGATTTTATtaacaaattaaaaaagaaaaaaaataattaaattgTCTAAATTTAGTTGtcctttttttatttttttttattttttttgtgtcaacattgaaaatatgtattaaattataataatatgcatatatatatatattatatgtatataatttgttttatatagatatatagaattagaatctttttatattatcaaattttcaaaaaaaataaaaatttattatattgcATTTTTTTACCCTCTAAgttgtttatttttattaataatataattaattgtttttaatatatatatatatatatttaattaaataaactaattaaaaaacttaataaaaaaattaattaaaatatattatataatacaaaaaaaaaaaaataaattaaattaaaacgaaacaatatatatatatatatatatttatatttaacctttttatttatatttcagttttttttcaaaatacgttatataatcataatctatttttttaattttgtcCATTAAGAATTGGACAtcttcatttaatatattcttatttgTTCTTAATGTAGtgaatttttttataaaatgttcctttttattattatcatcatcatctGTATTCGATgattcattattttttttttgttcacATGTTTCTTCCTCAGAATAaagataattatatatttctttatttttatcattatctATATCTCCGTTTTTGTGTGTTTCTGATGATTTAGTTCTTTCACTGTTGCTTGatgaaaatttatttttgttgtCATCTAAAGAGGATAATAATGTTTcgtttatatttttctttaacatgtaattttttttatcatcttGTAAATTGTGTAATTGTTCTTTTTCTAATTCTTCATCATCGGAACtattatcttcatcatcGGAACtattatcttcatcatcagaactattatcttcatcatcagaactatttttttcatcagaactattatcttcatcatcaaaactattatattcatcagagctattatattcatcagagctattatcttcatcagaactattatcttcatcatcaGAACTATTATCTTCATCTTCACAACTATCATGATTTTCCTTATTAGTATTCACCTTATGAtccatttttatattatttttcttgtATTCTTCTTCCATATTAATCATTACATATTGTCTAAAACTGTTATTGACATTTTCAGCATGTGaatcatcatttttatgattttCCTCTTTTTGCTCATTGGTATTATTAGATGGTTTACTTAATATACCAtcatatgtatttattatattaccttcttttattatatcaatttcttctttcaatttaattttttttatgaaagAACGAATAGTAGATATTTGctcattatatttatctatcgacatatacaaaatatttttaaattcattttctttaCATTGTTGTTGTTGATTTAATTTTTGGTCATTCATTAATTCAATTgttttatcatttattttttttatattaatgttTATATTCAATTTATCTTTTAAGTATACTtctaaattattaataagTTGTATTATCcctttatttatatctttataaaaattttgtactatgacaatttttttttcaacatttcttatttcttcatccttttgtaatattaattcgtttatttcatttttttctttttctatagtttcattatttttttggaTTATATCCTTAGAAAcgtttatataattatttaattgttctttcttttcattacaagatataattaattcttttaatattatatttattttttctctttCTAATGTACTTGTTTCTTCTTTATTGGTATTTTGTATGGACACCTGACAATgcttttcattttctttttgtaGTACTATTTCAAAGTCATTTTTCATAAAGTTTaagatatttattttttcttccaGTTCATTCAGATTAATAGGCTTAGGtgtttttttcttttttctattaaacattttttttttttttttttttcttgtaatattattataagtattagattatatttattgtttcatagtgaaaaattatataaatatgtatttctaatatataaataatgatagGAATAactaataatatttaattgCAACTGTGTTACATGTTATAGGtctatattatatgaatgTTATCGTGtctatattataatatatatgtaaacaaaaaatatgcatttatttttatattttttttataattaactaacaattaaaaaaaaaaaaaaaaaaaaaaaaaaatagttATTTGCTttaagaataatattattaattagttatttttataagtgttaatatatagaataataataataataaaaaaaaaaaaaaaaaaaaaaaaaaaaaataaaaaaaggctttattcataaatatagaatataaatacatatatataatatatatatatatatatatatatctatatacTATTCGAATTTAACTACGGAATAAGACATAGACCtgtataaaatatatacctatgaccaatataaatatgattacgatttaaagaaattatttttttctttttttaataaatatgacttttttaaatagatattgaatataatatatatttttgttagTATTTAGTAAATAAAGTATAAATGTATACTCTTTTAAttgttttaatatatactatttatattacagtgataataatttaatatatatatatatatttattttatgacttattattatgttttatgaaatatttatatatataaaactctttatattatattaagATGGTTATATATCGATTTGTATACATTCcttttcttatttattttcttatgGTTAATTACCACAGTTGGGTAATGAAAATATGCAAGTGAACTAATAAAACatgaaaacaaaaaatgtatatttcATCAGgcaaaaaaaataaaatatacatatatatatatatatatatatatatacttttaatatgtatgtCGAAAAGTGAATGGATACTTTGTCTGATTGGTAATAAGGGatgagaaaaaataataaaatgtgatatgatatattttatgctatatgaataattcaaaaaaaaaaaaaaaaaaaaagagaaaaataaatatattaaagatgcatatcatttaataatacattgatatacttatatatttaataataatctgtaaaataatatacttattttttcatgatatattcatcattttaaaatatacttgaatttatatatgtatgatataatattatcacaACAAGTGAACAAAAATACGTTCTATTATTTAActcaatatattttaagagaaaaaaaaaatatattttatattttgtcGACATTAATGTGTGCAGAAAggaataattttaaaaattaatatattttaaaaatgtataatatatatatatatatatggatacataataatatatatattatgtatacgtatatataatatatatatatatatataatacatatattattatatatatattatgtatacatatataatatatattatatatatataataaaaaaaataataaaaattatctaaaaaacgataataaatataatattgttaaTAAGATATgacattaatatatatatatatatatatgtaatctttatatttattttatgataataaaataatgacCGAATTATGTTAGatttattacataaatgaaaataacACAAATtggtaatatatatatatatatattataatatatttatatatattataaatatatttatatatatataatgtgaaataataaataacgggtttaaaaaaaaaaaaaaataagaataattataatattaataatataaccaatgagtaatattatataacgagcaattatttttttttatttaaaaaaagaaaaaaatgattaaTGAAAATCACAAAGGAGACATAAAAattgataataaattaatagatatacaatttttaaatgaCAACATAAAAAAGTATGATAGACATAATTTAAGAACTACGttaagaaaatatatacgtgataataataggttattaaattattataaatttaatgaaattgtaaataattttgaaaagtttaaaaatgttttcattatatataccaATATCTTTTTACAAAAGAATAAGATTTTCAATTATACTTTTCGATATTctaaaattataaaaatattatatttaaataaaaaagggaaacgattaatatatggagataattatattaaagaTACGGCActaaatttaaataaaaatgatgcTAATCAAAAAAAACTTGGTTTCTTATTAGATAAgaataaaaacaaaaatagaagaaataaagagaataagaaaaataagaaaaataaagaaaataagGGAAAAGACAAATTAACACAAGATGAAGATAAGGAGAATTTAGGGTTTGATAAAAGTGAAGAAAATACTaaacaattatataataacaatgaAGATATAGAAATACATAAATCTATTCCTTctaatgatgataataaaaaaaaagaatattttataaattttcattatgaactaaaagaaaaagatataaaCAAATTAGAACATATTATATCTCATAGTAATATATCATTACCTACCTTTAgttattttgatatatatttatttagtaataataaaaaaataaaatatgaaattaataaaaagaatattaaatatattgatattaACTCAGTTctatattgtttatatatatctgttattatatcatatatatatttaaatgatttCAGAAATGCCTATATGAAATTtttagaatatatatattttaaaagaaaattgaaaaaattaCGAAAGAACTATAATGAAACTGAAAAAAGAAAGTTAAGATTTAGTAGTCTTATTTCATCAGACCTGAAAAgtaaaatttataattattatgacgcattatatgaaaaaagaGCTTCTGTTATTATGcagaaaataaaaagagaCAAAAGAGGAAATgcaaaaaattatgaaaaaattgAGAGACAGGAAgtaaataaagaaataaaaactCATGAGGATAACAACAATTCAGTTACTGattttgatataataaaaggTCAAGAGAAATGTAAAgaattttcaaaaaataaattcaattttctcaaaaaaaacaacaaaaagaagaagaagataAAGTTAAAGAAGAATATTTCTGTCAAACAAGATACAAATATAACACATACTgaaataaacataaaaaatgatga from Plasmodium gaboni strain SY75 chromosome 14, whole genome shotgun sequence includes:
- a CDS encoding putative large ribosomal subunit nuclear export factor, translated to MNKKLNNKFKKNHSVVKFNKKDVNRYDFKKKSQSFKHKKSKLKNSHFGVNKNWKDKIKSSHIKRRDSNNNNIKNNQDKRSSKYEENKKDIYDIEHIISSIIEKKVSLKKVDDKFINNIKTIYDMNEEWFILKKKLEHVVVKYVIKKKKKNLQYDNLNFYVKKFQKRKSLYDKIEKGDGEENGITINDKKEEGTKNKNEDEDEDNSDNNNYYDNMKKDSSFVYQAKLFLLDNEDILFDMDEEKKQVVLNSKLWNKKIKAFLKKKCTSQNITLNNDDDEKTKFIDYNNIPIHLNELYNNDSINKNVCVNNNKSDVKIKIKLMLKKKISMNDIYHLIYNIGINMIYNYYQLYLEKYSNDEEKIHLEVIHNKNNIFSDRINNIVVLIKKNPLIYFIYIKVLIDFYNKKEDVFLKKSILECLKHIYLYIIPNEYLLNIEENNQIVLHYILNIIFNRFNFKEYNFSSYYFFLNALIYIYSFENYLKKSFLQYIFILKNGIYSLIPSLFYLSANNINEFCLKKKENKFANLNIILEGYCILNKGNPLLLNFLKYLITLEKFKEYITNYIFQKILVSIKYCVDIIVDHLKNKNEQKVNKVDDKLKKDIVCINRCLYILYKMDSHSFNNMMENIIYFATYLFEMFSKNIYELYEHKNELLNEWSVEKMAYIYYEKDDTQKGMITDTTNRGSYCPITNISNGDNGQQNNAQYLDNYNDNNNNNNIINEINIKKEHEDDLNNEQKINKKNISNGYNFNTNNKCHDNNGEAFSSSENIHEKNISSDQLNDKENELKDEMNDISAEKEKSQKKEDNKKKKNIEENIFNKYCLYGYLSSKVLKLLSSILVKNMYFIIYNRCLSLKDKNNNPFNEKTKKIEENKCLHSLNVLSFLKVIKSVESYKIKINFLVLMFLLLYSSKQIDDNTYCYFFSILKDMNYYESEHTYNLYSLLTVLILTDNNIIRNISFIKRIFQHSIHSKELWTHVFSIMMIRYLILKKPELIKYLYHEENKLYENNLNYVKNNYILKFKKYNQGKEVNINDKMFIYNKSINNPVDTNSILTHLYEFYTFSSMLNDNFKSILLEFRNITIFNYNPFQRKRYSSIRNSVHLDFSKKSGSLIKTEKEHKQEEDNKDYINSHDNTTKKDTHINVNNNDDNIHNNNSSSSNNVKVNNNGKNSSENDYDDDDLVINIKTKYHNKNEKDIKSNFTLNLNIDEVTTSAVSMDEEPKEEKIIYNKQEENKEHKTINNHSHIRHNSISNELLYEYTYETSAVINIMEKLAIEYKNAKEQLNMLYTYNNFLHDSCINDRSVNQNNNNNNNNNVDIKKPKQKLIHNVYQKYFYDILYSYNNNSFKKFKDKYHIKKKKAKSKHRQDDQDASSSDEEQEEDEFLDDYIRKNFDIDNDINIGDDDEDDILINNKFKRNQNKRKLSYGDPNNYKQEFKRKKTKTGDDLKDDSIEFTDFINKLKKKKNN
- a CDS encoding hypothetical protein (conserved Plasmodium protein, unknown function), with the protein product MFNRKKKKTPKPINLNELEEKINILNFMKNDFEIVLQKENEKHCQVSIQNTNKEETSTLEREKINIILKELIISCNEKKEQLNNYINVSKDIIQKNNETIEKEKNEINELILQKDEEIRNVEKKIVIVQNFYKDINKGIIQLINNLEVYLKDKLNININIKKINDKTIELMNDQKLNQQQQCKENEFKNILYMSIDKYNEQISTIRSFIKKIKLKEEIDIIKEGNIINTYDGILSKPSNNTNEQKEENHKNDDSHAENVNNSFRQYVMINMEEEYKKNNIKMDHKVNTNKENHDSCEDEDNSSDDEDNSSDEDNSSDEYNSSDEYNSFDDEDNSSDEKNSSDDEDNSSDDEDNSSDDEDNSSDDEELEKEQLHNLQDDKKNYMLKKNINETLLSSLDDNKNKFSSSNSERTKSSETHKNGDIDNDKNKEIYNYLYSEEETCEQKKNNESSNTDDDDNNKKEHFIKKFTTLRTNKNILNEDVQFLMDKIKKIDYDYITYFEKKLKYK